In Streptomyces camelliae, the sequence GCCTCCTGCGCCTGCTTCTTCGTGCCGACGAACATGACCGTGCCGCCGTGGGCGACGGTCTCCTTGACGAACTCGTAGGCGCGGTCGATGTACGACAGCGACTGGAGCAGGTCGATGATGTAGATGCCGTTGCGCTCGGTGAAGATGAAGCGCTTCATCTTCGGGTTCCAGCGACGGGTCTGGTGACCGAAGTGGACGCCGCTCTCCAGCAGCTCCCGCATCGTGACGACGGCCATGGCCGTATCTCCTTGAGTTTCTCGGTTGTGCCGCGAAAGCCGGACGGCTTCCACGCCTGACGCCCGCGATGCGCCGTGCCACAGAGGACCGAGAGGCGCTGACACCGACCGCTTGGCGGCCCGGTGTCGGGGCGTGCGAAGTCGACCCGGTGACCCGGATCGCCAGAAGAAGTGTACGGGACCGCCGGGGCACCGGGTGACGCCGCTGTCCACAACCGGGGAGTAGTCCACAGACTCCGGCCATGATCGGCGGGGATGGGCGACGGTTGTCGCATGCGACGACCTACGCGATATGCCCAGGTCTGGGCCATCTTGCTCCTAGCCGCTCTGGCGGCGGCCCCACTGCCCCCGTGGGCCTGGGCGGCTCCCGCTCCCCCGGCCCCCGCTCCGTCCCCCGTCCGGGTGCCGCAGATCGCCCGCGCGTGGCCGGTGGGTGTACGACCGCCGGTCCTGCGCGGCTGGGAACCCCCGCCGACACCGTACGGCCCGGGCCACCGCGGCGCGGACCTGTCCGCCCCGGCCGGCTCCCCGGTACGGGCGGTGGCCCCGGGCCGGGTGTCCTTCGCGGGGCGGGTGGCGGGACGGGGTGTGGTGTCCGTGGAACTGGCGGGCACGGACCTGCGGACGACGTACGAGCCGGTGAGTCCGTCGGTGCGCAAGGGTGACGAGGTCGGGGCGGGGGATGTGGTGGGAGCGGTGGAGCCGACGGGTTCACACTGCCCGGTCACGTGCGTGCACTGGGGCTTGCTGAGGGGCGAGATCTACCTGGACCCGCTGCTGTTGTTGCCACCGTGGCTGCTGCACAGGGGGCCGTCGAGACTGCTGCCGGTACTGGGGGTGCCGCTGCCGGCGTAGCTGCGGGCAGGAGCGCCGGCGTAGCTGTGGGCGGTGGTGCATGCCCGGCTGCGGGCAGTCGTGCCGCTGGGGTGGCGCGGGTGGGCGGTGGTGCATGCCCGGCTGTGGGCGGTGGTGCTTGTACAGCTGCCAGCGGTGGTGCATGCCCGGCTACGGGTGGTCGTGCCGCTGGGGGCGGCACGGGTGGGTGCTGGGGTACTCCCCTGCTCGTAGAGCTTGGGGGAGGCACCCGGCAAGCACCGGCAATCGCCGGCGAGCGACCCGACACCCGCCCAGCCGCAGCACAGGGCGTCTTGCAAGCACCGGTACCCAGCCCGGCGCAGCCGGGCTCAGCCTCGCACGCCCCGCAGCACCATCGCCACGGCCGCGTCGGTGATGGCCGCGGGATCCTCCGCCGCGCCCAGCTCGATCCTCCGCACCGCCGCGTCCACGACCCCCTGCAGCAGCATCGCCGCCAGCCGGGGCTGCTCGTGCCCCAGCTCCGCGAGCGCCTCGCCGATCATCGCGACGAGTCCGCCGTGCGCCGCCCGGATCTTCTCCCGCGCCCCGGCGTCCAGCTCACTGGCCGAGATGGCCACGACCGCCCGGTGCCGCCGGTCCCCGACCAGCGCCAGTTGCCGGCGTACATACGCCTCGACCTTGCCCTCGGCCGAATCGGCGAGCTCCATGGCCGCGGCCACCTCCGCCGCCCACAGCGGGAAGTCGACCTCGCACAGCTCCTCGACCACGGCGGCCCGGGACCGGAAGTACTCGTACACGGACGACCGCGCGAGCCCCGTGCGCTCGGCGAGAGCCGGGAAGGTCAGCGCCTCCGTCCCGCCCTCGGACAGCAGGGACCGAGCCGCGTCCAGCAGGGCGGCTCGCTGCATCGACCGGTGCTCGGCCACGGAGGCCGCTCGAATCCTTGGCACGTCGACCACTGTACGGACGCC encodes:
- a CDS encoding M23 family metallopeptidase; this translates as MRRPTRYAQVWAILLLAALAAAPLPPWAWAAPAPPAPAPSPVRVPQIARAWPVGVRPPVLRGWEPPPTPYGPGHRGADLSAPAGSPVRAVAPGRVSFAGRVAGRGVVSVELAGTDLRTTYEPVSPSVRKGDEVGAGDVVGAVEPTGSHCPVTCVHWGLLRGEIYLDPLLLLPPWLLHRGPSRLLPVLGVPLPA
- a CDS encoding TetR/AcrR family transcriptional regulator, with amino-acid sequence MAEHRSMQRAALLDAARSLLSEGGTEALTFPALAERTGLARSSVYEYFRSRAAVVEELCEVDFPLWAAEVAAAMELADSAEGKVEAYVRRQLALVGDRRHRAVVAISASELDAGAREKIRAAHGGLVAMIGEALAELGHEQPRLAAMLLQGVVDAAVRRIELGAAEDPAAITDAAVAMVLRGVRG